Sequence from the Azospirillum formosense genome:
TCTTGTTGCGCTTGTCGGTGGGGACGATGCGCCCGCCGTCCGCCGCGGGGTGATAGACGCCGAGAACGCGCCCCACCGTACCGTCGAGCCGGCGGATGGTGCGGGCCTCGTAGAGCCGGTCGTTGACGCGGCTGAGCTTCGCCAGCACGCGGTCGCCCGTTCCCAGCGCCGGGTGGCCCTTCCTCTCCGGCATCAGGAAGATGCGTGGCGGGTTGCCCTCGCCGGTCCAGGTGACCGGGCGGGCGGTGACCTCGCCGTCCGCATCGGCGCCGGTGACCTCCAGCACGGCGACCTCCGGCAGCGATTGCGGCGGGGCGACGCGCTTGTTGCGCCCGCGCTCGACGGCGCCGTCGGCCTCCAGCTCCTTCAGCAACTCCTTCAGCCTCTCGCGGTCGTCGCTGCCCGACAGCTTGAAGGCGCGCGCGATCTCGCGCTTGCCGACCGGAGTCGCGCTGTTGCGGATGAAGGAGAGGACCGTGTCCTTGTCGGGGAAGCTGCCGGAGCGGCGGGAGGTGTCGGTCAAGGGAATCCGTGCCGTGGAGAGTGGATCGCTTAAGTAAGCCCTGGGCGCGGCGAATCCAACCGCCGCGCCATGGCTCCGCCACAAAGACGCGCCAGAACCGTGCCGGGCGTGGCGGGGGCGCATCCATGAGGATATTGCGGAACGGGGTGTTGCCGGCGTTGGCCGTTCCGGCGCTCGCGGCCGGGGCCTATCTGTTCGCCGCCGCCGCGCTGTCCCGCCTCGCCGTGGACGGGCAGCCCGAGGCGGGGGAGGGGGTGGAGGTCTTCGTCTGCACCAACGGGGTCCACACCGATCTGGTGCTTCCCGCCGTCACGGAAACCGTGGACTGGACCATCGACCTGCCGGGTGGCGATTTTCCCGGCGCCGGCCCCGGGATGAGCCATCGCTCCTTCGGCTGGGGCGACCGCGCCTTCTACCTGGAAACCCGCCGATGGTCGGACCTGCGGCTGTCCACGGCGCTGTCCGCCCTGTTCGGCCGCGGCCCTTCGGTGATGCACGTCTACGCGCTGCACCGCCCGGAAGGAAGCCCGGATTGCGGTGTGGTGGCGCTGGGCCCGGAGCAGTACGTTGCCCTGGCGGCCTTCGTGCGCGGCAGCTTCCGCCGCGACGCGGCGGGGCGGGTGATGCCCCTGCCGGGCAGCGGCTACGGCGCGACCGACCTCTTCTACGAGGCGGTCGGCCATTACAGCCCGTTCGAGACCTGCAACGAATGGACCGGCAAGGCCCTGCGCGCCGCCGGGGTGACCGTGGGCGCCTGGACGCCGTTCGAAAGCGGCGTCATGCGCTGGGTGCGGTAGGGAGTGGCTGTGATCTCCTCTCCCCGGAGGGGAGAGGGTTAAGACAGCGTTGCCGATGATGAGGAGAGATCAGGCCCGCTTGCGGGCGGCGGGCTTTTCTTCGCCGGCGCCGGTCTTGTCGGCGTCCGCCTCGGCGGAGTCGGTCTTCTTGGTGGCCGCCTTCGTCGGAGCAGCCTTTTTCGCCGCGTCCTTCTTCGCCGGTTCCTTCTTTGCGGTGGCCGCCTTGGCCTTGGTCGGCTTCGCGGCCTTGGCGGGGGCCTCGGCGCCGTCCGCGGCGGCGGGTTCAGCGTCCTTCGGGGCCTTGCCCTTCTTGGCGGCGTCCTTCGCGGCCTTGGCCTCCAGAAGCTCCAGCGCCTGCTCCAGCGTCACGCTGTCCGGTTCCGTGCCCTTGGGGATGGAGGCGTAGACGGAACCGTGCTTGACGTAGGGACCGAAGCGGCCCGCGCCGGTGGTGACCGGCTTGCCGGTCTTCGGATGGTCGCCCAGCGTCTTGGCGGGGGCCGATGCCTTCTTGGCGGCGCCGGCCAGCAGGTCGACCGCGCGATTGATGCCGATGGTCAGAACGTCGTCGTCCGGCGTCAGCGACTTGTAGACGCTGCCGTGCTTCAGGTAGGGGCCGAAGCGGCCGATGCCGGCGCTGATGTCCTCGCCCGTCTCCGGGTGGTTGCCGATGCTGCGCGGCAGGGCGAGCAGCTTCAGCGCCGTGTCGAGGTCCACGTCGGCGGCGGCCATGCCCTTGGGCAGGGAGACGCGCTTGGGCTTCGGCGCCTCGACCTTGACCTTCTTCTTGCCCTTGGTCTTCTTGCCGTCGACCGGCGCTTCCTCCACGACGGCCTCGGCCGGCGCGGCGGCCACCGGGGGCGGGCCGAGCTGGATGTAGGCGCCGTAGGGGCCGCGCCGCACGGTCACCGGCAGGCTGGTCTCCGGGTCGTTGCCCAGCTCGCGCGGGCCTTCCTGCGCCTCGCCGTTCTCATCGTTGGCGACGGCGAGCGGGCGGGTGTAGCGGCATTCCGGGTAGCGCGAGCAGCCGATGAAGGCGCCCATCTTGCCCAGCTTCAGGCCGAGCCGGCCCTGGCTGCACACCGGGCAGACGCGCGGGTCGTGGCCCGGCGTGTCGCTGTTGGCGTTGGTCGGGAAGAAGTGCGGCCCCAGCTCCTCGTCCAGCGTGGTCAGCACCTGGGTGATGGTCAGGTCCTTCGTCCCGTCCACCGCGACGTGGAAGGCACGCCAGAAGTCGCGCAGCACGGTCTTCCAGTCGATCCGCCCGTCGGAGATCTCGTCGAGCTTGTTCTCCAGGTCGGCGGTGAAGTTATACTCGACGTACCGGTTGAAGAAGTTCTTCAGGAAGGCGGTGACCAGACGCCCGCGGTCTTCCGGGATGAAGCGCCGCTTGTCCAGACGGACGTAGTTGCGGTCCTGAAGCACCTGCAGGATGGAGGCGTAGGTGGACGGGCGTCCGATGCCCAGCTCCTCCAGCTTCTTGACGAGGCTCGCCTCGGTGTAGCGGGGCGGCGGCTGGGTGAAGTGCTGCTCCGGGCTGATCTCGCCGCGGGCGAGGGCGTCGCCCTGCTCCATGGCGGGCAGGCGGCGCTCCTGGTCGTCGTCGGCGGCGCCGTCGTCGCGGTCCTCCTGGTAGACCTTGAGGAAGCCATCGAACACGACGACCGAGCCGGTGGCCCGCAGCACGACGTCCCTGGACGGCGAGGCGATGTCCACCGCCACCTGGTCCAGCACCGCGCTTTCCATCTGGCTCGCCAGCGTGCGCTTCCAGATCAGCTCGTACAGCCGCAGCTCGTCGCCTTCCAGATAGGAGGCGACCTCCTCCGGACGGCGGAACAGGTCGGTCGGGCGGATGGCCTCGTGCGCTTCCTGGGCGTTCTTGGCGGCGGTCTTGTAGACGCGCGGCTGGGCCGGAACGTAGCGCTCGCCCCAATGGGAGCCGATCAGGTTGCGGGCGCCGTCGATGGCCTCCTGCGACAGGCTGACGCCGTCGGTTCGCATGTAGGTGATCAGGCCGACTGTCTCGCCGCCGATGTCCACGCCCTCGTACAGCCGCTGCGCGGTGCGCATGGTGCGGGTGGCGCCGAAGCCCAGCTTGCGCGAGGCCTCCTGCTGCAGGGTCGAGGTGGTGAAGGGCGGGGAGGGGTTGCGGCGGCTCTGCTTGCGCTCCACCGTCGCGACCGAGAAGGACTGCGGGCTGATGCGCGCCACCGCGGCCTCCGCCGCCTCGCGGGCGGGCAGGGCGAACTTGTCGAGCCGCTTGCCGTCGAGCTGGGTGAGCTGGGCCGTGAAGGAGGCGCCGCCCGGCGTGGCGAAGCCCACCTCGATGGTCCAGTATTCTTGCGGCTTGAAGACCTCGATCTCCGACTCGCGCTCGCAGATCAGGCGCAGCGCCACCGACTGAACGCGGCCCGCCGAGCGGGAGCCCGGCAGCTTGCGCCACAGCACCGGCGAAAGGGTGAAGCCGACCAGATAGTCGAGGGCGCGGCGGGCCAGATAGGCGTCCACCAGCTCGCGCGAGACGTCGCGCGGGGCCTCCAGCGCGGCCTGGACGGCGGTCTTGGTGATCTCGTTGAAGGTGATGCGCTGGACCTTGGAATCGTCGATCAGCCGCTTTTCACGCAGCAGCTCCGACAGATGCCAGGCGATGGCTTCCCCTTCGCGATCCGGGTCGGTGGCGAGATAGACGCGTTCGGCCCCTTTGACCGCCTTGGCGATCTCGTCGATGTGGCGCTTGGAGCGGTCGCCCAGCTCCCAGTCCATGGCGAAGTCCTCGTCCGGACGCACCGATCCGTCGCGCGCCGGAAGGTCGCGCACATGGCCGAAGCTGGCCACCACGGTGTAGTCCGAGCCAAGGTATTTGTTGATCGTTTTCGCCTTGGCCGGCGATTCGACGATGACGACGTTGCTGCCCGGCAAGAGTCCGCGCCCCTGAAAGTGCCTTTACCAAACGCTGGCGGTGCGGATCGGGATCAGATCAGGTTCACCTGGTTCCCCGGCTGGCGCTGGACACGGCCCGCAAGCTCAAGTTCCAGCACCACGGTCAACACCACCGGAGCGGACAATTGGCACCCGCGGACGAGTTCGTCAATGGCAACCGGCGTGTGGCCGAGGTTTTCCAGGATGACGGCGCGCGCCGTTTCCAGCTCCGAATCGGATGGCGGGGTGGGGCGGGCTTGGGCGAACAGGTCCCCCTGGTGCTCCCGCAGGACCGGTGGTGACAGGTTTTCAAGCGCCCGCACCACGTCCTCCACCCCTTCCACCAAGGCCGCCCCCTGACGCAGCAGATTGTTGGTTCCCTGGCAGCGCGGATCGAGCGGGGAGCCGGGAACGGCCATCACCTCGCGCCCCTGTTCCAAGGCCATGCGCGCGGTGATCAGGGAGCCGGAGCGCAGCGCCGCCTCCACCACCAGAACCCCCAGCGAGAGGCCGGAGATCAGCCGGTTGCGGCGCGGGAAATGGCGGGCCTGCGGGGTGGTGCCGACCGGGCTTTCCGCGATCACCACGCCCTGCTGCACTATGTCGCGGTAGAGCTTGTCGTTCTCCGGCGGGTAGACGACGTCGGCGCCGCCCGCCACCACCGCCGCCGTTCCGCTGCCGAGCGCTCCGGCGTGGGCCGCCGTGTCGATCCCCCGCGCCATGCCGGAAACGACCAGAAGGCCGGCCTCGCCCAGATCCCGCGCCAGCCGTTCGGCGAACTTCTTGCCGTTCATCGAGGCATTGCGCGCCCCGACCAGGGCCACCGCGCGCCGCCGCAGCAGGTGCGGGTGGCCGAGGACCGACACCACCGGGGGCGCGTCGTCCAGCGCCGCCAGGGGCTCCGGATAGTCGGGCTCGCAGGAGAAGAGCAGGCAGGCGCCGACACGCTCGTTGGCGGCCAGTTCGCGGTCGATGTCCGCCTTCGGGGCGATGCGCAGCGGCTTGGTCCGCCCACCGCGCCTGGCGAGGTCGGGCAACGCCTCCAGGGCGGCTCCGGCGCTGCCGAACCGTTCCAGCAGGCGGTGGAAGGTGATCGGCCCGACATTCTCCGACCGGATCAGGCGGAGCCAGTCGAACCGTTCGGCGGCGGACAGGGGGCGGCGCGGTTGAATCATACGCCATTTCATACAACCGGAAACGCGGGGCGATCAACACGCAAACGTGTGCGCGGCCCGCCGTCTCAGGCCCGCGGCGCGGCCGTCATTTGCGCCAGAAGCCGAAGAGGCCTTTCTTCTTCGGCGGAGCCTCGGGTTCGGGCTCCGGCTCCGGCTCGTCGTCGAAGGAGAAGGGATCGTCTTCAGCATCTGCCTTCGCGGCATCGGCTTTCGCGCTATCGGCCTTGGGCTCGTCCGGCTCGTCGTCCGTGTCGAAGGAGAACGGGTCGCCGTCCGGTTCCTCGTCCGGTTGCGCGGGGGACTCCCCGAGCGTTTCCTCCGCATCGTCATCGTCGAAGCTGAAGGGATCGGAGTCTTCGGTATCGTCGGCCGAAGCGGTGGCTTTGGACGCCTCGTCCTTGCCCGTCTCCTCCGTGTCGTCGCTGTCGAAGCTGAAGGGATCGCCGTCGTCCTCGTCATCATCGAAGCTGAAGGCGTCGGCGTCGTCACCGCCCGCCTCACCGTCGTCCTTGGCCTTGTCGCCGTCGTCCTCCTCATCGTCGTCGAAGCTGAAGGCGGAGAAATCGGAGGACTCCCCGTCGTCGCTCTCGTCGTCATCGGAAGCGGCACCGAGGGCCGTTGCCGCCACGGCGGCGGCGCCCGCCGTCGCCTGGCTGCGGCGCATCTCTCCCTTGAAGCGCTCCAACTCCTCGCGGAAGCGATCCTCGGCCTCGCTCCAGCGCTGGCGCTCCTGGTCGAGGGTGGCGAGCAGCTCCTCCTCCCGCGCCCGCGCGGCGGCGCGCTCGGTGTCCAGCGCCTGGATCAAGTCCTCCTGGCGCTGGAGCAGCGCCTCGTGCCGCGTCTCGAGCGTGTCGATGACCTCGCGCACATACTGTTCGAACGCACGGAACTGGATCGCCAGGACGTCCTCGTCGGCGTTGGCCGCCGCGGCGCTGGCGGCCGCCTTCGCGGCCTTGGTCGCCTTGGCCGTCCGCGTCCCGCCGGGCGCGGGCGGCGGCGGAGGGGGTGCGGCGGCCGGCGGCGTGCGCGGACCGCCGAGCGTGGCGCCGTCGCCGCCCAGCCAGCGCGAGACGAGGATGTAGGACACCTGAAGCTCCTCCGCGATGCGGCGGTAGCTCCAGCCCTGGGCGCGCAGCCGTTCGGCCATGCGTTGACGGTCGGGCTCCTCGCTGGGCGATGCCGGCCGCATGGGCAGGGAGGATGTCGGACCGATCCCCTCCGTCGGGGTCGCGACGACGATCACATCCTTCAGTTTCTGGTCGGCCATCGGGTCTCCGCCGTCCTGCGCGCAGGGCGTTCCTTGCCGCGATGCTCGCCGCTTTCAGGGCACGCTGTCGATCCGGGACAGGTCCCGGTTGAAGCAGTCTGGGTGGGAAACCCGCCGGACCGGGCCAATTCGCGCCGATCCGGCCCGGTCAGGTCAGATCCTGGATGTGCTCGACATAGCCGGACAGGGCGGCGATGCCCTGCTCGGTCAGTTCGATGAAGACGCGGCGGCCGTCCTTCTCGTCGGCGATCCGGCGCACCAGCCCGCGGTCGTGCAGTTCGCTGATCCGCCGCAGCGCCGTGGTCTGGGCCACGCCGGAGGCCATGCACAGAGACGACACGGAAATCCGCCGCCCGCGCAGATGGTTGGCCATCAGGTCCAGCAGCATGTCCCAGCAGGGGTCCTCGAACAGGCCCTTGGGGAAGTACTTGTCGCGGGCGACGCGGGATTGCTGGAGCGTCCGCAACACCGCTAGGCGCCGGTTCTCCCCGGCCGCCGCGGGGATGGGCGCTGGGACGGCGGGAGCGGCGGGGGTGGCGACCGGAGCGGCCGGCTTCGGCTGCGCCTCGCGCAGCGCCTTCACCGCTTCGATGAGGGCGAGGCCGTGGCGGTAGGCGTCCTCCAGCGCCCCATGCAACTCACCGCTGCCGGCGGGCTGGGGCGGGGCGGGCAGCGGGGCCGCCGCCTGATGGGCGGCCAGCGCCCGGGCGAGCGCGCCGTGGAGCTGGCTGCCGTCCTGCGGGTCGCTGATGAAGTCCGCCGCGCGCAGATGCATGGCGCGGACGACGTCGGCCGCGGTGGCGTTGGGCGCGACGACGATGACCTGGAGATGCCGCCGCACGCTTTTGCGCATCCGCTCGACCAGCGCCAGCCCGTCGAAGTGGGGCAGGGCCAGTTCCACCGCCACGATGCCGATGCTGCCGTCCGCCTCCAGCGTGTCGAGCGCCGCGATGGGATCGTGGGTCACATGGATGCGGTGGCCGTTGCGTTCGAAGGCGTCGTGCATGCCGATGCCGAGCGCGCGGTCGGCGCAGGCGATCAGAATGGACGTCGCCGAAACATGAAGGCCGGCGCTGGTCTGGACCGGGCGCACCGGCCACGCCAAGGGTCGCTCCAACTCGATCCGCATCGAAGCCCTTCCCCCGTTGGGTGCATGGAATGCTGTGCTTATGGATTACCACGCAAAGCAAACCATCATGGATGCAATCATGGTCCAAAATAGAGCGATCAAAAAATGTCTCAAAATTCCGCAAAATTTCGATGGGTTAGGCGAAACGGTATAGTCCAGCCGGATTGGCGCGCTCTTTGTTCTTCGTTTTGTACGGCTGGATCGGCAAAAAGCGCCTCATGGTTGCAGTGCGTCAGGCAAAGCATCAGGTCCGGAGCGGTCGGGCCGGAGCGGAGCCATGTCGCCGGGGTCTTCTCCAGACTGGACCCGTCTCGGAAACGGCGGCGCGGGCGATGCGCGTAAGGTGACCGCACCCCTTGCCGGCACCGGACCCATGCGCCTGACCCTGACGACGAAGATCATTTTGCTGCTGCAGGTGGCGCTCTGCTTCGCGCTGCTCTCCACGGCCGCGCTCTCCTACCTGAAGATGGAGCGCATGGTGGAGGACACCGTGGCGTCCCGCTTCACCGTCGCCCTGCGCGGGCTGGCGGGCGAGGTCGAGGGCGCCGTCAGCCTCGGCGTGTCCATCACGGCTCTGCGCAACCTCGACGCGCTGATCCAGCGCGCAATGGCGCGGGACGACCGCATCACCGGGCTGGTTCTGTTTACCGACACGGGCGAGGTTCTGGCGGCGGCGGGCCGGGGGGCGGGACACGGCGGACCGGTCGGGACGATTCCCGCCGGTTGGAAGGGGGCCTTCGCGCGCGACGGCAAGTCCGACCGCGTGGCCGCCGTCGCCGATGGCGACAGCCAAGCGCTTCTGCTCGGCATCCGCAACGCCTTCGGCGGCGTGGCCGGCGGCGTCGCCCTGACCTATTCGCTGGGCGAGGTGCAGGCGGGCATCCGCGGCACCATCCCGGACCTGCTGCTGTCCGGCGGCATCAACCTGCTGACCGGGCTGCTGGTCACCATGGTCGCGGTCTGGCTGCTGCTGCGCCCGATCCAGCGGCGGCTGCGCGAGATGACCGCCAGCATCAACATGCTGGGCATGGGCGAGCCGCCCAGCCTGACCCCGGAGCTGGCGGCCTTCGCCCCCGGCCTGAAGGATTTCGCCGACCGCATCCTGGAACAGCAGCAGCACGGCGCGGAGGAGGATCATCCCCGGCCCGCCGACCCGGCGGCGGAATCCGCGCGCCCGGCGGGAGTCACGCCATGAAGCTGTCCTTCATCCGCCGCCTGAACTGGATGCTGACGGGCGTCGTGTCCGTCCTGATGCTGGTCAGCCTCGCCGTCCAGACCAACCACGTCAACACGCTGTTCCGCCCGCTGATCGAGCCGGAGCTGGCCCGCAAGGCCGAGGTCGTCGGCTCCTACGTGGTGGCGCAGATCGACCGCGCGGTGGCGCTGGGCTTCGAGTTGGACAAGCTGGTCGGGGTGGACGAACTGCTCTCCGACGCGCTGGCCGCCAACCCGGACGTCAAGTATCTGGCCCTGGAGATCGGCGGGCGCCTCCACGCCTTTTCCGGAACCGAGGAGGCGCGGGCGGGCAACCGCCTGACCGTCGCCGACCCGCTGCCGGAGGGCGAGTCCCCGCAATTCCTCGACACCGTCCTGGCGCTGGAAGGCAACGAGGCGGCGCGTCTGCACATCGGCGTCGATTCCGGCTATGTCCGCTCGGCGATGAACGAGGTGGTGTTCGACCTCGGTTCCGTGCTGATCGTCGCCATCCTGCTGAACGTCGAGATCCTGCTGCTGGTCGTCGGCACCTCCGTCGCGGCGCCGCTGCGCCGGGTGACGGCGGTGATGAAGCAGGCCGCCGACGGGCATCTCGGCGTGCGCGTCGCCCTGCGCAACCGCGACGAGGTGGGCGAGCTGTCGCGCGCCGTCGACTGGGCGCTGGACAGCGTGCAGCACAAGGCCGACATGACCGCCTCCGAGCCGGCCATGACCAAGATCGGCATGATGCAGCGGGTGGTCGAGCTGCGCTTCGCCATCTTCATCTTCTCCCTGGCGGAGGAGCTGACCCGCACCTTCCTGTCCGTCTACATCAAGCAGCTGTTCGAGCCGGTGCCCGGCCTGTCGATGGAGATGGTCATCGGCGCGCCCATCGCCCTGTTCATGCTGCTCTGGGCGGTCAGCCAGCCGATCGCCGGCAGCGTGTCGGAACGGCGCGGGCGGCGGGCGGTGTTCCTGGGCGGGGCGCTGCTCTCCTTCGTCGGCCTCGTCGGCTCCGGGCTCGCCACCGACCTCATCCAGCTCATCGTCGCGCGCTGCCTGACCGCCGTCGGCTACGCCAGCGTCTTCATCGCGGCGCAGGGCTTCGTCATCGACGCGACCGACCCCAAGCAGCGCGCCCAGGCCATCGCCATGTACGCCGGCGGCATCCTCAGCGCCGGCGTCTGCGGCCCGGCCATCGGCGGCGTGATCGC
This genomic interval carries:
- the topA gene encoding type I DNA topoisomerase, producing MPGSNVVIVESPAKAKTINKYLGSDYTVVASFGHVRDLPARDGSVRPDEDFAMDWELGDRSKRHIDEIAKAVKGAERVYLATDPDREGEAIAWHLSELLREKRLIDDSKVQRITFNEITKTAVQAALEAPRDVSRELVDAYLARRALDYLVGFTLSPVLWRKLPGSRSAGRVQSVALRLICERESEIEVFKPQEYWTIEVGFATPGGASFTAQLTQLDGKRLDKFALPAREAAEAAVARISPQSFSVATVERKQSRRNPSPPFTTSTLQQEASRKLGFGATRTMRTAQRLYEGVDIGGETVGLITYMRTDGVSLSQEAIDGARNLIGSHWGERYVPAQPRVYKTAAKNAQEAHEAIRPTDLFRRPEEVASYLEGDELRLYELIWKRTLASQMESAVLDQVAVDIASPSRDVVLRATGSVVVFDGFLKVYQEDRDDGAADDDQERRLPAMEQGDALARGEISPEQHFTQPPPRYTEASLVKKLEELGIGRPSTYASILQVLQDRNYVRLDKRRFIPEDRGRLVTAFLKNFFNRYVEYNFTADLENKLDEISDGRIDWKTVLRDFWRAFHVAVDGTKDLTITQVLTTLDEELGPHFFPTNANSDTPGHDPRVCPVCSQGRLGLKLGKMGAFIGCSRYPECRYTRPLAVANDENGEAQEGPRELGNDPETSLPVTVRRGPYGAYIQLGPPPVAAAPAEAVVEEAPVDGKKTKGKKKVKVEAPKPKRVSLPKGMAAADVDLDTALKLLALPRSIGNHPETGEDISAGIGRFGPYLKHGSVYKSLTPDDDVLTIGINRAVDLLAGAAKKASAPAKTLGDHPKTGKPVTTGAGRFGPYVKHGSVYASIPKGTEPDSVTLEQALELLEAKAAKDAAKKGKAPKDAEPAAADGAEAPAKAAKPTKAKAATAKKEPAKKDAAKKAAPTKAATKKTDSAEADADKTGAGEEKPAARKRA
- a CDS encoding MFS transporter; the protein is MKLSFIRRLNWMLTGVVSVLMLVSLAVQTNHVNTLFRPLIEPELARKAEVVGSYVVAQIDRAVALGFELDKLVGVDELLSDALAANPDVKYLALEIGGRLHAFSGTEEARAGNRLTVADPLPEGESPQFLDTVLALEGNEAARLHIGVDSGYVRSAMNEVVFDLGSVLIVAILLNVEILLLVVGTSVAAPLRRVTAVMKQAADGHLGVRVALRNRDEVGELSRAVDWALDSVQHKADMTASEPAMTKIGMMQRVVELRFAIFIFSLAEELTRTFLSVYIKQLFEPVPGLSMEMVIGAPIALFMLLWAVSQPIAGSVSERRGRRAVFLGGALLSFVGLVGSGLATDLIQLIVARCLTAVGYASVFIAAQGFVIDATDPKQRAQAIAMYAGGILSAGVCGPAIGGVIAGQVGFRTTFLISAGLALLAAFMAWQVLPRVRAAQAKSGRGLRLADAVLCLRNPRFVGLAVFSAVPAKLGLTALLFFLLPLALDDQGVSQSWIGRVLLLYWLLMIVVSPMAAKLSDRSGQRIGFLVAGGLVAAGAAWVLSMPGSLGTALAGVALLGVAHAMLGAPQLAMLADVCVKERAALGETTVIGMFRLIERLGSVIAPFLAGLFLAHYGYAGALKGIGAVLAACVAVQLLLSTLFRPRPPAADLPQRTPA
- the dprA gene encoding DNA-processing protein DprA, which gives rise to MIQPRRPLSAAERFDWLRLIRSENVGPITFHRLLERFGSAGAALEALPDLARRGGRTKPLRIAPKADIDRELAANERVGACLLFSCEPDYPEPLAALDDAPPVVSVLGHPHLLRRRAVALVGARNASMNGKKFAERLARDLGEAGLLVVSGMARGIDTAAHAGALGSGTAAVVAGGADVVYPPENDKLYRDIVQQGVVIAESPVGTTPQARHFPRRNRLISGLSLGVLVVEAALRSGSLITARMALEQGREVMAVPGSPLDPRCQGTNNLLRQGAALVEGVEDVVRALENLSPPVLREHQGDLFAQARPTPPSDSELETARAVILENLGHTPVAIDELVRGCQLSAPVVLTVVLELELAGRVQRQPGNQVNLI
- a CDS encoding TIGR02117 family protein, whose product is MRILRNGVLPALAVPALAAGAYLFAAAALSRLAVDGQPEAGEGVEVFVCTNGVHTDLVLPAVTETVDWTIDLPGGDFPGAGPGMSHRSFGWGDRAFYLETRRWSDLRLSTALSALFGRGPSVMHVYALHRPEGSPDCGVVALGPEQYVALAAFVRGSFRRDAAGRVMPLPGSGYGATDLFYEAVGHYSPFETCNEWTGKALRAAGVTVGAWTPFESGVMRWVR
- a CDS encoding helix-turn-helix domain-containing protein; translation: MADQKLKDVIVVATPTEGIGPTSSLPMRPASPSEEPDRQRMAERLRAQGWSYRRIAEELQVSYILVSRWLGGDGATLGGPRTPPAAAPPPPPPAPGGTRTAKATKAAKAAASAAAANADEDVLAIQFRAFEQYVREVIDTLETRHEALLQRQEDLIQALDTERAAARAREEELLATLDQERQRWSEAEDRFREELERFKGEMRRSQATAGAAAVAATALGAASDDDESDDGESSDFSAFSFDDDEEDDGDKAKDDGEAGGDDADAFSFDDDEDDGDPFSFDSDDTEETGKDEASKATASADDTEDSDPFSFDDDDAEETLGESPAQPDEEPDGDPFSFDTDDEPDEPKADSAKADAAKADAEDDPFSFDDEPEPEPEPEAPPKKKGLFGFWRK
- a CDS encoding response regulator transcription factor gives rise to the protein MRIELERPLAWPVRPVQTSAGLHVSATSILIACADRALGIGMHDAFERNGHRIHVTHDPIAALDTLEADGSIGIVAVELALPHFDGLALVERMRKSVRRHLQVIVVAPNATAADVVRAMHLRAADFISDPQDGSQLHGALARALAAHQAAAPLPAPPQPAGSGELHGALEDAYRHGLALIEAVKALREAQPKPAAPVATPAAPAVPAPIPAAAGENRRLAVLRTLQQSRVARDKYFPKGLFEDPCWDMLLDLMANHLRGRRISVSSLCMASGVAQTTALRRISELHDRGLVRRIADEKDGRRVFIELTEQGIAALSGYVEHIQDLT